The DNA window GATTAGGGTTATTGCCCCAATTCGATTGTTTTACGTTTTCTCCCAAAGCAAATTTGATGAATTGAGGCGCATTAGGAAACTTCATGTTTTCGGCATTTTCTCCCCAAGCAAATTTCACAATGGAAGACTGTCCGCCAATAGGATTTGCAGAACCGTGTAATTGTTGTGCTGTGGTAACACCGCCTACAATCTGTCTGTAGAAATTTACATCATCAGGATTGATGACATCGCTCATTCTCACCTCTGCAGAAGAATTGCTTCCCGCTTCATTTACGCCTCTAGAAAGTCCGATATGCGTGTGTTCATCTATGATTCCATTGGTTAAGTGTAAATTGGTTCCGTCAATTTCTTCGGCGTTTCCTTTGCTTAATTGAGTGCCTACTTCTACGATTTTTCCTTTAGAAATTTTAACATCATAATTTTTTACAATTCCTTTTGAGGTATTGGTCCAAACCGTAGCATTTCTAATAATATAATCTTTTTGAGTCGGCACATTTTCGCTTCCAAAAGCTGCAAAAGGATACCAAATTTTACCGATTTCTTTTGGCTTTTCTTCTTCTTTTTTGGTTTCAGCTTCATTATTTTTTACAAAGGTGATGCTGTAAGGAACTTTGTTTCCTTGTTTGTTCAGGGCAAAACCATTGGTGTTTTTATAATCTGCAAGCGGATAAAGAATTCTATAATTCTGTACAGAATCTTTCGGTAAAACCAATTCCAGAGCCATTTTATAGTCGCTCACGTTTAGTTTTACTTTTCCGTCTTTCTTCTCCTGACTTACTTTAGCTTCTGGCTTCAGAAGAGAACCCGCAATTTTTAAATCATAGTTCTGATTGTTTATCGTAAGTTGATACACTCCTCTAATGTCTTGGTCTAACAATTTATTTACCACGAAGTTTTTTCCTGTCACCCAATTTTCCTGTAAAACGGCATCTTTGCTGAATAAATCTTCTGTAAATAATAAGAAATTGGCATAACTTCCTTTTCTTAAATTCCCTAAAGTGGTTTCTGATTTTACAATTTTTGCAGGGTTTTCGGTCAAAGATTTCAGAATTGCTTCTTTAGACAAACCATTTTTATAGAGTTCTCTAATTTTTCCTAAGAATGAAGATTTGTCTTTCAACTTATTCATCGTGAAGGCAAAGTCTACATTTTCTTTTTGAAGAAACATTGCATTATAAGGCGCCAATTCCCAATGCTTTAATTCAGCAACATTGGCATTTTCTACATCTAAAGCATCATTAATCTGATACGGTTTAGGATATTCTAAAGGCAATAAAAAGAAACCACCTGTAGATTTCATTTCTTTGGCTCTTTGGTATTCATTTCCAGAACCCATAAAAACGAATTGCTGTAGGGCTTCGTCTCCAATTTTATCCGCTCTTAAAACGTCCCATTTTTCAGAAGTTTCGATGATGGTTGGTAATTTTTTATATTGATTAAATGCTTCTAAGTTTAGATTTTTCTCTACTGCACTTCCTCCTTTTTCATACCAATCTGCATCTAAATAAAACTGTCTCAACAAGGCAATAGAACCCGCCAAAGAAGTAGGATAAGACTGTCTAGAACTGCCTTTGTCAAAAGAAAGCATTAAAGCTGCATCTTCTTTGATGATTTTTTCTGCAGGTTTTCCGTTTCCTAAATTGTACAGCACCGCAGAACCTCTCACGATTCCATCCTGGTTGAAACTTAAAACTGTACCGAAACCTTGATTTAAGTATTCTTCGTAGTCTTTTCCTTGATTGGTAAATTGGTCAACTGCCCTAGAATAGGCTTTTACAGCATCATTATACGCCGCTGCAGAAGCGGTATTCGGAAGATAGATGCTTCTAGAATCTGCTTGTTTCGCTTCAGATTTTTCTACGCCAATATTGGTATACAAATCAATAAATGAAGGATAGACAAACTTTCCTTTTCCATCAATCACCACGGCATTTTTCGGGATTGCTACTTTACCCGATTCTAACACTTTACCATTTTGAATGACCAAAACTGCATCTGGAATCACTGTTTTGTAATCCTGATACAAGGTGATGTTTTTAATTGCATAAATGCTTTGATCTTTGGTAGTGGTGTCATTTTGCCAATACCCTAATTGTGCTTGCATCCAACTGAAAAGAATGCAAGAAAAGAGACTCAATACTTTCTTCATATCAATAATAATGAACTATTTTTAGATTTTTTAAAAATAGGAATATTTTTTGAAATAAAAAGAGGACAAAAAAAATCGCTCAATTTTTAAAAATTGAACGATTGTGAGAAATATAGTAAATGTTAAAAGTTTTAGTAGTTTGATGCAATTTTTTCTATTTTATCCAAAGCAAATTGCAAGTCTTCTTGAGTTACATTCAAATGTGGACGGAATCTAATCGATTTTTCGCCACAGATGAGTACAATTACGTTTTCTTCGAAGAGTTTTTCTTGGAAATCGGCTCTTGCTTTTCCGTCTGGTAAATCAAAAGCACACATTAATCCTCTTCCTCTTGCATTAGAAATTAGGTGTGGGAACTTCGCTTGAAGTTTTTGTAAACCTTCCAATAAAAATTCGCCTTGTTTCTGAACGTTTTCCAGAAGATTTTCTTTTTCGATAATTTCTAAAACCAATTGGAATCTTAGCATATCGATGAAATTTCCTCCGAAAGTAGAGTTGATTCTAGAACTTTCAGCAAAAACGTGGTGTTCTACTTCGTCTAACTTGGTTTTACTTGCCAAAATACCACAAACCTGTGCTTTTTTCCCGAAAGAAATCACATCCGGAACTACGCTATAATTTTGGAACGCCCACATTTTACCTGTAATTCCGATTCCTGTTTGTACCTCATCAAAAATGAGCAACATTTCGTTTTCGTCGCAGATTCTTCTTAATTCTACTAAAAATTCATCACGGAAATGATTGTCTCCACCTTCAGCCTGAATGGTTTCGATGATGATACAAGCTGCCTTATCTTGATTTGATAAAATCGCTTCTTCAATCTGAACCAAAGCTAATTGTTCATTCTTGATGGTTTCCTGTAAATTTTCTTCGGTGATTGGGAAATACAATTTCGGATTGATGATTCTTGGCCAATCAAACAATGGAAAATATTGATATTTTCTTGGGTCATTGGTATTGGTTAAACTCAATGTATAACCACTTCTTCCATGGAAAGCTTGTTTAAAGTGGATCGCAACAGAGCCTTCGGTTTTGCTTCCTTTGAGCCAATTTTTTCTGGTTTTCCAGTCGAAAGCTGTTTTCAAAGCATTTTCTACTGCAAGAGCACCTCCTTCTACAAAGAAACAATACGGCAATTCTTCTGGAATCGCTACTCTGCTGAAGGTTTCTACGAAATCTGCATATTCCTGTAAATACACATCAGACATGGTAGGTTTGTACACTGCCATTTTGCCCAACCACGCAGATTTCCCTACGATATACGGATGATTATACCCTACCGAAGCAGAACCGAACATTGAAAACATATCCAGAAATTCTGTTCCTGTTAAACGGTCATGAATCCAAGAGCCGTGTGATTTTTCGTAATCCATTACGAAATCAAAACCATCTGCTAAAATATGTTTTCCTAATGTTGCTTTTACTTTGTTGCCTGCAACTTCGTGGCTTAATTCTATTGTTTTGTTCATATGATTAATGTGATAATTTGTTAATTTGTTGATTTGATGATTTTATCCTGCAAGTTCAATATCAATCAATTTCAATTTTTGATTGATTATTTTAAATTCATAGATAACTGAAAATTCCATATTTCCCATTCCTTCTTCGTATTCAGCTTCTGAATACAAATTCAAAATGTAAAGGTCATCTACTTTAGAACAAATCATTTTATATCTTTCTTTTCCTTTTTTGATAAATTTTGCTTCATAATTGCTTTTGACGTAAAACTCATTGAAATCTATTTTTTGAAATAATTCCAAAAAAATTGGACTAAAAATCAAATGATGATACTTTTCGAAGTCCTTATTAGTAAATGGAACTTCAGTATTGTCATTTTTCGTAACATCAATCTCTAACAAATGCCAAATACTATTGGATTCTGACATTATTGGATTCTTAACAAAAGTTTTAATTTTAGTTTCATCATTCTCAAAAAAAGCTTTCTGAAGTTCTTTAAATTGTGCAGCCCAGTTTAAAGAATCTTCAAGTTCAAGTTCAATCAAATCTCTTGGGTAGAAAATTTCTGAATTTTCTTTTTTAATTAAATCGTTATTATTGACTTTCTCTTTTTCCTTCTTTTCACAAGAAAAAACCAGAAAAAATGATAATATTAAAAATAGATTCTTCATTTCACTTCGTTTCATTCAGAATGACAAATGGTAAAACTTCCTGCATCCTGCATTTTACATCTCGCATTTTACAAATCAAACTTAATTCCTTGTGCTAAAGGTAGGTTTGTGGTGTAATTGATGGTATTGGTTTGTCTTCTCATGTACACTTTCCAAGCGTCTGAACCTGATTCTCTACCGCCTCCTGTTTCTTTTTCTCCACCGAAAGCTCCACCAATTTCGGCACCAGAAGTTCCGATGTTTACATTGGCAATTCCACAATCTGAACCTGCGTGAGAAAGGAATTTTTCGGCTTCTCTTAAATTATTGGTCATAATCGCAGAAGATAAACCTTGTGCTACTCCATTTTGAATTTCAATGGCATTTTCTACGTCTCCTGAATATTTTAACAAGTATAAAATCGGTGCAAAAGTTTCGTGCTGTACAATTTCAAAATCGTTTTCTGCTTCTGCAATCGCTGGTTTTACATAGCAACCACTTTCGTAGCCTTTTCCTTTTAAAACACCGCCTTCTACAATCAGTATACCGCCTTCTTTTTTCACTTTTTTCAATGCCTCTTCATACATTTTCACTGCATCGGTATCGATCAATGGACCTACGTGATTATTCTGATCAAGAGGATTTCCTATTTTTAATTGTCCGTAAGCTGCTACAATCGCATCTTTTACTTTATCATAAATGCTTTCATGAATGATGAGTCTTCTGGTAGAAGTACAACGTTGACCCGCAGTTCCTACTGCTCCGAAAACCGCACCAATTACTGTCATTTTAATGTCTGCATCTGGTGTTACGACAATCGCATTATTTCCTCCTAATTCCAGAAGTGATTTTCCTAATCTCGCTGCTACATTTTGGGCTACAATTTTTCCCATTCTGGTAGAACCTGTTGCAGAAACTAGAGGAACTCTGGTGTCTTTTGCCATTAAATCCCCAATTTCAGCATCTCCAATGACTAAATTTGAAATTCCTAAAGGAAGATTATTCTCTTGAAGCACTTCGGTGATGATGTTTTGACAAGCAATTCCGCACAATGGTGTTTTTTCTGAAGGTTTCCACACGCAAACATCTCCACAAATCCAAGCTAATGCAGTGTTCCAAGACCAAACTGCTACTGGAAAATTGAATGCAGAAATAATTCCTACAATACCTAAAGGATGATATTGTTCGTACATTCTGTGACCTGGACGTTCTGAATGCATGGTTAAACCATGTAACTGACGAGATAAACCTACTGCAAAATCGCAGATGTCTATCATCTCTTGAACTTCGCCCAAACCTTCCTGTAGTGATTTACCCATTTCATAAGAAACAAGTTTCCCTAAATCTTCTTTATGTTTTCTGAGTTTATCGCCAAACTGTCTTACGATTTCTCCACGTTTTGGAGCTGGCATCAGTCTGAATTCTTTGAATGCTTTTTCTGCTTCTTCGATTACTTTTTCGTAGTCTTTTTTTGAAGAAGCGGTGACTTTAGCAATTAAATTTCCATCTACTGGCGAGTAACTTTCGATTACTTTTCCTGTAGCAAACCATTTTCCTCCAGTAGAAGAGCCTTTATTCTCTGCTTTAATTCCTAAATTTTTTAAAACTTTTTCAATCCCGAAATCTTTATTTTTCTTTGACATTATGTTGAATTTGAATTTTGGTAAATATATCAAATTTTAAAGAATCAATAAAAAAAATCGCATTTTGTTAAATATTTTTCAAAATTAAACGTTAGATAAATTTATTTTTTACAATAAAAGAATTTGAAAGATAAAATATCTATTATATTAAAAATTTCAGAAAAGAAAATGAATGGTATAGAAAGGGAATTTTGCAGAAATTTTGTATTTTTGGGCAAAGAATTGATATGACCAAACATGAAATTGTATTAATGAGTATTACCGGAGAAGATAAACCCGGGGTAACCTCATCGCTCACTGAAATTTTAAGTAAACACAATGCAACGATTCTCGATATTGGTCAGGCAAACATCCATCAATCCTTATCTTTAGGCATTTTGTTTCGTTTAGATCCTGTTATGCAAGGCAATATTTTGAAAGACTTGCTTTTTAAATCTTACGAACTTGGTGTACAAGCCAAATTTACACCCATCGAAAGAGAAGATTATGATCAATGGGTTTCTAGACAAGGCAAAGAAAGCTACGTGATTACGGTTCTTGGTCAAAAAATAGAAGCCAACCAATTGGCTCATGTCACGAAAGTGATTGCAGAGCAAGGTCTCAACATTGACACCATTAAAAGATTGACAGGAAGAATTCCACTGGATTCTGAAGACGATAGTCAAAATAGGTCTTGTATAGAATTTTCGGTGCGTGGAACTCCACAAAATGTGAATTTAATTCACGAAAAATTTGTGACTTTAAGTGGCGCATTAGACATTGATATTTCATTTCAAAAAGATAATATTTACCGCAGAAACAGACGTTTAATCTGTTTCGATATGGATTCTACTTTAATCAAAACAGAAGTTATCGATGAATTAGCAGAAAGAGCTGGAGCTGGTGAAGAAGTAAGAGCCATCACTGAAGCAGCGATGCGCGGCGAAATAGATTTTAGCGAAAGTTTTAAAAAACGTGTTTCTCTTTTGGAAGGTTTAGACGAATCTGTATTGCAAGAAATTGCAGAAAATCTTCCGATTATGGATGGTGCAGACCGACTGATGCATATTTTAAAGAAATGTGGTTATAAAATTGCCATTCTATCGGGTGGATTTACCTTTTTCGGGAAATATCTTAAAAAACGTTTTGGGGTAGATTATTTATATGCCAACGAACTCGAAATAAAAGATGGAAAGCTTACTGGGAAACATTTGGGAGACATCGTAGATGGAAACAGAAAAGCAGAACTTTTGAAATTTTTGGCTCAAGTAGAAAATATAGAATTGGATCAAGTAATTGCTGTAGGAGACGGCGCCAATGATTTACCGATGCTGAACATTGCAGGATTAGGAATTGCTTTTCATGCCAAACCAAAGGTTAAAGAAAATGCCAGACAATCTATCTCATCAATAGGTTTAGACGGGGTTTTATACTTTTTAGGATTTAGAGACAAACACATCAACGAAGATTTTTAGAATCTTCATCAAATTAGAACCAATTTTTAGCCATTAAGATTTATAAAAATTTAGAATCAATTATCTCGCTGATTAGACGGATTTAGCAGATTTAGATATTCAAAGAATATCGGCTTAATCTGCAAAATCTGCGAGAAATACAATATAAAAAACATTTTTAAATTGAATATTTCAGAGTTTACAAAATTTAAAAAAATAAAATCTAGATAGGCTCTTAAATTCAATATTATAAATTAAAAAAATATTTATGGAAGAAAAAAAGACTCCAAAATGGAAAACCCTTCTTAAAAAATACGGTTGGCTCGGCATTTTATTTTTCTCAGTCAAAGGAACGCTTTCTTTGATTGCTATTATTTGGGGAGCCAATGCTTTGAAAGGCTGCATGTAACTATTTCCAATTTTCTTTTTTAATCCAAAATTCTACATTTTGTTTGGTAGGTTCGCCATGATAGGCTACCATTACTTCGCCTTTGAATTCGGCTCCTAATTTTTCCATGGCTTTTCTTGAACGCCAATTTTCTGCGCCTACATGAAACTTCACCAAATCTACATATTGGAAAATATAGTCTAACATCATTTTTTTAACAATAGGATTCAACTGACCTCCCCAAAATTTTCTGCCGTAAAAAGTATAGCCTATGAAAATAGAGTTTTCATCTTCGTCATAACTGTAAAATCTGGTGCTTCCCGCCACTTCATTGCTTACTTTATCGATGATGATAAAAGCGCCTTCGGAAATCATGGCTCCATCAAAAAAATTTCTAAAAATATCTCTTTGAAAACGGTTTTTATTCGGGTGTTGTTCCCAAACCAAAGGGTCTGAAGCTACTTGATACAATCTTTCGAAATCTGATTCCTGAAGAGGAATCAATCTTACTTTATTCGTTTCTAAAATGGGTTGTATGCTGAAATCCATGACTTTATTTTTAACAAATGTAATAAAAAAGGCCCCACTTGTAAAATACAAATGAAGCCTAAAAACACAAATGAAAAAAAATTTAGTTACAACAAGTGTCTTTTTCGTCTTTTAAGCCCAATTTTTCTAAAATGGTACTTAATAAACACCAGTTGGTAAAAGCGTTTTGAAACAAATTAGCACCTACGAAACCTGTTAACCAAAACCAATTTTGGTGTACAAAAATTCCCAGTAACAAACTTGTTAATATCATGGTTCCTGCGAACCCGTGGATTACTCTTGTCTTCATATTTTTATTGTTATATTGATTTTTCTATATTCATTGTAGCCACATGGATTTTAGAAAGGGATTTTTGTTTTCCATTGAAAAACTCCACTTTTCTATACACTTCTTCATTAAAATTCTCATCGATAAAAACGGCAAATAATACAGAATCTATCTCGGTGTGTGAAGCTCCGAACCAGTTTTCTGAACTGCCATCGCTTTCATTTTTGTAACCTTTTACATAATGGTATGAAAAAGATTTTACTCCAGAATGATTGAGAATATCTTTTACATTTTTCTCAAATTCTCTAATCGCTGTAATCATTAAAAGTTTCATATTGAATACATTTTTTTATAGGTTATCATCTGAAGAAATCTCACCATACTCACTTCTTTCATCTGCGTGTATTTTCTCCCATTTTTTCTTTTCTGTCATGTAATAAATCAACGGAATTACGATTAGCGTCAACAATGTAGAAACGATTGCTCCAAAAACTAATGAAATGGCTAATCCTTGGAAAATAGGGTCGAATAAGATGATTACCGCTCCTATAACCACCGCTCCTGTTGTTAATAAAATTGGTGTAGTTCTTACCGCTCCTGCTTCTATAATCGCCTGTTTCATCGGAATTCCTTCATTGAGTCTGATTTCTATAAAGTCAATGAGCAATACTGAGTTTCTTACCATGACTCCCGCTAAAGCAATCATCCCGATGAATGAAGTTGCGGTGAAGAACGCTCCTAATAACCAGTGTCCCAAGACAATTCCTATTAACGACAATGGAATCGCAACCATCATGACCATTGGTGTTTTAAAGTTTTGGAACCAACCTACAATCAGCATGTAAATAATGATAATTACCACTGCAAAAGCTGCTCCTAAATCTCGGAATACTTCTAACGTAATTTGCCATTCTCCGTCCCATTTCACGGTATAATCATCTTCATTGCTTGGTTGATTCATGTACAGTTCATTAATAGAATATCCTTTTGGAAGTTGCATTTTTTTCAATTTTTCTTCCATTCCTAGAATTGCGTACGCTGGACTTTCTAAACCTCCTGCCATATCTGCCAATACATACACTACCCTTTTTTGGTCTTTTCTGTAAATGGTTTTCTGTAATTCTTCGCGCTGAACTTTCACCAAATCACTTACAGGAACCATATTCCCCATTTGTCCTTTAATTTTTACATCAGTAATGTCTGTAATTGATGTTTTATCCGCATCATTCAATTTCATTACGATATCTACCGCATCGTTCGATTTCTCATCATACAGATTTCCAATCGGATGTTCACCCATCAAATACGTGATATTTCCTACAATTTGCGCTGGAGCAACACCGTTCAACATTGCTTTTTCTTTATCAGCAACCAATTTGAACTCTGTTTGTGGCGCTTCAACCATCCAATCTACATCTACCACATCATCTGTATTGTTCAGAATATTTTGAACCTGATTGGCTACTTTAATTTGCTCATCGTAATCAGGACCATAAATTTCTGCCACAATGGTTGATAAAACTGGCGGACCAGGTGGTACTTCTACAATTTTTACATTGGCATTGTATTTTTTTGCAATTTTCTGAATTTCTGGACGAATGTTTTTTGCTACATCGTGACTTTGATTATTTCTGTCTTCTTTGTGCAATAAATTCACTTGAATATCAGCGGTATTGCTTTGTCCACGCATATCATAATGACGAACCAAACCATTGAAAGTAATCGGTGCAGAAGACCCGACGTAAGACTGATAATTTACCACTTCTGGAACTGTTTTCAGGTACTGCGCAATTTCTTGAGAAACTGATGCCGTTCTTTCCAAAGTCGTTCCTTCTGGCATATCAATCACCACTTGGATTTCATTTTTATTGTCAAAAGGAAGCATTTTTACTGCCACCCATTTTGTAGCGAAAGCCAACATAGAAATCAATAGCAACACTACGG is part of the Cloacibacterium normanense genome and encodes:
- a CDS encoding amidohydrolase family protein, which translates into the protein MQAQLGYWQNDTTTKDQSIYAIKNITLYQDYKTVIPDAVLVIQNGKVLESGKVAIPKNAVVIDGKGKFVYPSFIDLYTNIGVEKSEAKQADSRSIYLPNTASAAAYNDAVKAYSRAVDQFTNQGKDYEEYLNQGFGTVLSFNQDGIVRGSAVLYNLGNGKPAEKIIKEDAALMLSFDKGSSRQSYPTSLAGSIALLRQFYLDADWYEKGGSAVEKNLNLEAFNQYKKLPTIIETSEKWDVLRADKIGDEALQQFVFMGSGNEYQRAKEMKSTGGFFLLPLEYPKPYQINDALDVENANVAELKHWELAPYNAMFLQKENVDFAFTMNKLKDKSSFLGKIRELYKNGLSKEAILKSLTENPAKIVKSETTLGNLRKGSYANFLLFTEDLFSKDAVLQENWVTGKNFVVNKLLDQDIRGVYQLTINNQNYDLKIAGSLLKPEAKVSQEKKDGKVKLNVSDYKMALELVLPKDSVQNYRILYPLADYKNTNGFALNKQGNKVPYSITFVKNNEAETKKEEEKPKEIGKIWYPFAAFGSENVPTQKDYIIRNATVWTNTSKGIVKNYDVKISKGKIVEVGTQLSKGNAEEIDGTNLHLTNGIIDEHTHIGLSRGVNEAGSNSSAEVRMSDVINPDDVNFYRQIVGGVTTAQQLHGSANPIGGQSSIVKFAWGENAENMKFPNAPQFIKFALGENVKQSNWGNNPNRFPQSRGGVEQAFDFWFTRALEYEKEKQTNKNYRKDLRLETHLEILKSKRYITCHSYVQSEINMFMKIAEKFNFKVNTFTHILEGYKVADKMKLHGANASTFSDWWGYKEEVREAIPYNAAILLKSGVNTAINSDDAEMARRLNQEAGKLVKYGNISQEEAWKTVTLNPAKMLKLDHKLGTIEVGKDADLVLWTDNPLSIYATVNKTFVDGKLIFDAQKQAEKDEMVKNEKNRIIQKMLFSDDAKKGNTQSVKTEQKKLYHCDTLEEDFHQH
- a CDS encoding GNAT family N-acetyltransferase; the protein is MDFSIQPILETNKVRLIPLQESDFERLYQVASDPLVWEQHPNKNRFQRDIFRNFFDGAMISEGAFIIIDKVSNEVAGSTRFYSYDEDENSIFIGYTFYGRKFWGGQLNPIVKKMMLDYIFQYVDLVKFHVGAENWRSRKAMEKLGAEFKGEVMVAYHGEPTKQNVEFWIKKENWK
- a CDS encoding YgaP family membrane protein, which translates into the protein MKTRVIHGFAGTMILTSLLLGIFVHQNWFWLTGFVGANLFQNAFTNWCLLSTILEKLGLKDEKDTCCN
- the lat gene encoding L-lysine 6-transaminase gives rise to the protein MNKTIELSHEVAGNKVKATLGKHILADGFDFVMDYEKSHGSWIHDRLTGTEFLDMFSMFGSASVGYNHPYIVGKSAWLGKMAVYKPTMSDVYLQEYADFVETFSRVAIPEELPYCFFVEGGALAVENALKTAFDWKTRKNWLKGSKTEGSVAIHFKQAFHGRSGYTLSLTNTNDPRKYQYFPLFDWPRIINPKLYFPITEENLQETIKNEQLALVQIEEAILSNQDKAACIIIETIQAEGGDNHFRDEFLVELRRICDENEMLLIFDEVQTGIGITGKMWAFQNYSVVPDVISFGKKAQVCGILASKTKLDEVEHHVFAESSRINSTFGGNFIDMLRFQLVLEIIEKENLLENVQKQGEFLLEGLQKLQAKFPHLISNARGRGLMCAFDLPDGKARADFQEKLFEENVIVLICGEKSIRFRPHLNVTQEDLQFALDKIEKIASNY
- the serB gene encoding phosphoserine phosphatase SerB, with protein sequence MSITGEDKPGVTSSLTEILSKHNATILDIGQANIHQSLSLGILFRLDPVMQGNILKDLLFKSYELGVQAKFTPIEREDYDQWVSRQGKESYVITVLGQKIEANQLAHVTKVIAEQGLNIDTIKRLTGRIPLDSEDDSQNRSCIEFSVRGTPQNVNLIHEKFVTLSGALDIDISFQKDNIYRRNRRLICFDMDSTLIKTEVIDELAERAGAGEEVRAITEAAMRGEIDFSESFKKRVSLLEGLDESVLQEIAENLPIMDGADRLMHILKKCGYKIAILSGGFTFFGKYLKKRFGVDYLYANELEIKDGKLTGKHLGDIVDGNRKAELLKFLAQVENIELDQVIAVGDGANDLPMLNIAGLGIAFHAKPKVKENARQSISSIGLDGVLYFLGFRDKHINEDF
- the amaB gene encoding L-piperidine-6-carboxylate dehydrogenase; this translates as MSKKNKDFGIEKVLKNLGIKAENKGSSTGGKWFATGKVIESYSPVDGNLIAKVTASSKKDYEKVIEEAEKAFKEFRLMPAPKRGEIVRQFGDKLRKHKEDLGKLVSYEMGKSLQEGLGEVQEMIDICDFAVGLSRQLHGLTMHSERPGHRMYEQYHPLGIVGIISAFNFPVAVWSWNTALAWICGDVCVWKPSEKTPLCGIACQNIITEVLQENNLPLGISNLVIGDAEIGDLMAKDTRVPLVSATGSTRMGKIVAQNVAARLGKSLLELGGNNAIVVTPDADIKMTVIGAVFGAVGTAGQRCTSTRRLIIHESIYDKVKDAIVAAYGQLKIGNPLDQNNHVGPLIDTDAVKMYEEALKKVKKEGGILIVEGGVLKGKGYESGCYVKPAIAEAENDFEIVQHETFAPILYLLKYSGDVENAIEIQNGVAQGLSSAIMTNNLREAEKFLSHAGSDCGIANVNIGTSGAEIGGAFGGEKETGGGRESGSDAWKVYMRRQTNTINYTTNLPLAQGIKFDL